One stretch of Falco naumanni isolate bFalNau1 chromosome 7, bFalNau1.pat, whole genome shotgun sequence DNA includes these proteins:
- the ZFYVE21 gene encoding zinc finger FYVE domain-containing protein 21 isoform X1 produces MSGCEARDAKKLVRSPSGLRMVPEHRSARSPFGLDEPPWVPDKECPRCMQCDAKFDFITRKHHCRRCGKCFCDKCCSKKVPLPRMCFVDPVRQCAECALISQKETEFYDKQLKVLMNGATFFVTLGTSDKSELMVCRLSNNQRYLVLDGDSHYEIEIIQISTVQILTEGFTPGDFRVFQDELEYDFTEMRANKVRNFNNCSLATPLPLLDFSNWTAYLCNVQSVQHVNFNKLILVFKSTRHVAELLNAPIIPCSLLF; encoded by the exons ATGTCGGGCTGCGAGGCCCGCGACGCCAAGAAGCTGGTGCGCTCGCCCAGCGGGCTGCGCATGGTGCCCGAGCACCGCTCTGCCCGCAGCCCCTTCGGCCTGGACGAGCCGCCCTGGGTGCCTGATAAGGAG TGCCCAAGATGTATGCAGTGTGATGCAAAGTTTGACTTCATAACTAGAAAG CATCACTGTCGAAGAtgtggaaaatgtttctgtgacaAGTGCTGCAGTAAAAAAGTGCCTCTGCCTCGCATGTGCTTTGTGGACCCTGTGCGCCAGTGTGCTGAATGTGCCCTCATCtctcagaaagaaacagagttCTATGACAAACAGCTTAAAGTACTCATGAATG gTGCTACATTCTTTGTAACTCTGGGAACGTCAGATAAATCTGAGCTCATGGTTTGTCGACTTTCCAACAATCAGAG GTATCTGGTTTTGGATGGAGACAGCCACTATGAAATTGAAATTATACAGATTTCAACTGTTCAGATACTTACAGAGGGATTCACTCCTGGAG ATTTTAGAGTATTTCAGGATGAACTTGAATATGATTTCACTGAAATGAGAGCAAACAAGGTCAGGAATTTTAATAATTGTTCTTTAGCAACACCTCTGCCACTGCTGGATTTTTCTAATTGGACAGCCTATCTGTGCAATGTTCAGTCAGTACAGCATGTTAACTTTAACAAACTTATCTTGGTATTCAAATCAACCAGACATGTTGCTGAGTTACTTAATGCTCCTATAATTCCTTGTTCACTACTCTTCTGA
- the ZFYVE21 gene encoding zinc finger FYVE domain-containing protein 21 isoform X4, translating to MAGRCSTSERDALVWALCPRCMQCDAKFDFITRKHHCRRCGKCFCDKCCSKKVPLPRMCFVDPVRQCAECALISQKETEFYDKQLKVLMNGATFFVTLGTSDKSELMVCRLSNNQRYLVLDGDSHYEIEIIQISTVQILTEGFTPGDFRVFQDELEYDFTEMRANKVRNFNNCSLATPLPLLDFSNWTAYLCNVQSVQHVNFNKLILVFKSTRHVAELLNAPIIPCSLLF from the exons ATGGCAGGGCGCTGCTCAACGAGCGAGCGGGACGCTCTGGTATGGGCTCT GTGCCCAAGATGTATGCAGTGTGATGCAAAGTTTGACTTCATAACTAGAAAG CATCACTGTCGAAGAtgtggaaaatgtttctgtgacaAGTGCTGCAGTAAAAAAGTGCCTCTGCCTCGCATGTGCTTTGTGGACCCTGTGCGCCAGTGTGCTGAATGTGCCCTCATCtctcagaaagaaacagagttCTATGACAAACAGCTTAAAGTACTCATGAATG gTGCTACATTCTTTGTAACTCTGGGAACGTCAGATAAATCTGAGCTCATGGTTTGTCGACTTTCCAACAATCAGAG GTATCTGGTTTTGGATGGAGACAGCCACTATGAAATTGAAATTATACAGATTTCAACTGTTCAGATACTTACAGAGGGATTCACTCCTGGAG ATTTTAGAGTATTTCAGGATGAACTTGAATATGATTTCACTGAAATGAGAGCAAACAAGGTCAGGAATTTTAATAATTGTTCTTTAGCAACACCTCTGCCACTGCTGGATTTTTCTAATTGGACAGCCTATCTGTGCAATGTTCAGTCAGTACAGCATGTTAACTTTAACAAACTTATCTTGGTATTCAAATCAACCAGACATGTTGCTGAGTTACTTAATGCTCCTATAATTCCTTGTTCACTACTCTTCTGA
- the ZFYVE21 gene encoding zinc finger FYVE domain-containing protein 21 isoform X2, which yields MSGCEARDAKKLVRSPSGLRMVPEHRSARSPFGLDEPPWVPDKECPRCMQCDAKFDFITRKHHCRRCGKCFCDKCCSKKVPLPRMCFVDPVRQCAECALISQKETEFYDKQLKVLMNGATFFVTLGTSDKSELMVCRLSNNQRYLVLDGDSHYEIEIIQISTVQILTEGFTPGEKDIHTYTSLLESQHITEGGNTRAIGMILQYKVPGSEEVTQMKFTASEDFSCNKKLSASWLAAMHKATKLLYESRDQ from the exons ATGTCGGGCTGCGAGGCCCGCGACGCCAAGAAGCTGGTGCGCTCGCCCAGCGGGCTGCGCATGGTGCCCGAGCACCGCTCTGCCCGCAGCCCCTTCGGCCTGGACGAGCCGCCCTGGGTGCCTGATAAGGAG TGCCCAAGATGTATGCAGTGTGATGCAAAGTTTGACTTCATAACTAGAAAG CATCACTGTCGAAGAtgtggaaaatgtttctgtgacaAGTGCTGCAGTAAAAAAGTGCCTCTGCCTCGCATGTGCTTTGTGGACCCTGTGCGCCAGTGTGCTGAATGTGCCCTCATCtctcagaaagaaacagagttCTATGACAAACAGCTTAAAGTACTCATGAATG gTGCTACATTCTTTGTAACTCTGGGAACGTCAGATAAATCTGAGCTCATGGTTTGTCGACTTTCCAACAATCAGAG GTATCTGGTTTTGGATGGAGACAGCCACTATGAAATTGAAATTATACAGATTTCAACTGTTCAGATACTTACAGAGGGATTCACTCCTGGAG AAAAAGATATTCACACTTACACCAGCCTTCTGGAGAGCCAGCATATTACTGAAG gAGGTAATACTCGTGCCATAGGTATGATTCTGCAGTATAAGGTACCAGGATCAGAGGAGGTAACACAGATGAAATTTACAGCCAGTGAAGATTTCAGCTGTAACAAGAAGCTGTCAGCAAGCTGGCTGGCAGCTATGCATAAG GCAACAAAACTTCTTTATGAGTCCCGGGACCAGTAA
- the ZFYVE21 gene encoding zinc finger FYVE domain-containing protein 21 isoform X3 gives MSGCEARDAKKLVRSPSGLRMVPEHRSARSPFGLDEPPWVPDKECPRCMQCDAKFDFITRKHHCRRCGKCFCDKCCSKKVPLPRMCFVDPVRQCAECALISQKETEFYDKQLKVLMNGATFFVTLGTSDKSELMVCRLSNNQRYLVLDGDSHYEIEIIQISTVQILTEGFTPGGGNTRAIGMILQYKVPGSEEVTQMKFTASEDFSCNKKLSASWLAAMHKATKLLYESRDQ, from the exons ATGTCGGGCTGCGAGGCCCGCGACGCCAAGAAGCTGGTGCGCTCGCCCAGCGGGCTGCGCATGGTGCCCGAGCACCGCTCTGCCCGCAGCCCCTTCGGCCTGGACGAGCCGCCCTGGGTGCCTGATAAGGAG TGCCCAAGATGTATGCAGTGTGATGCAAAGTTTGACTTCATAACTAGAAAG CATCACTGTCGAAGAtgtggaaaatgtttctgtgacaAGTGCTGCAGTAAAAAAGTGCCTCTGCCTCGCATGTGCTTTGTGGACCCTGTGCGCCAGTGTGCTGAATGTGCCCTCATCtctcagaaagaaacagagttCTATGACAAACAGCTTAAAGTACTCATGAATG gTGCTACATTCTTTGTAACTCTGGGAACGTCAGATAAATCTGAGCTCATGGTTTGTCGACTTTCCAACAATCAGAG GTATCTGGTTTTGGATGGAGACAGCCACTATGAAATTGAAATTATACAGATTTCAACTGTTCAGATACTTACAGAGGGATTCACTCCTGGAG gAGGTAATACTCGTGCCATAGGTATGATTCTGCAGTATAAGGTACCAGGATCAGAGGAGGTAACACAGATGAAATTTACAGCCAGTGAAGATTTCAGCTGTAACAAGAAGCTGTCAGCAAGCTGGCTGGCAGCTATGCATAAG GCAACAAAACTTCTTTATGAGTCCCGGGACCAGTAA